The Rhizoctonia solani chromosome 4, complete sequence genome contains a region encoding:
- a CDS encoding alcohol dehydrogenase, which translates to MSNPPPNHLGLPKTQKAVVCPGPGQPWELIDDFPVPTPGPHDVLIKVIAVGLCGGDGVLRTGGMPGLNYPVVAGHEIVGRVAALGSDVEQFSGTSIWKWTIGQRVGVGWNAGRCQKCYYCRAGNPQGCGMAHATALTRDGGLAEYMVAHFTALVPYPDELSPLQAPLLCAGLTCFNSLRHTRAKPGDSALIIGCGGLGHVAISLTRAMGLRPIVLSRTEAKRKYAMELGAEAFIASQAWPATQDEPEDPLTKEIIRVADSPFGCSGPGGVNIVLQTAPEEETLRRVTGALAMDAEIILLSEPDSMKIDLPLMPFLIKRASIRGWTAGVPTDAHDTLRFCVQSGVRCIVETTTMENAETAYTNMSKALFRTVVVIDPSQAGK; encoded by the exons ATGTCGAACCCACCACCCAATCATCTCGGCCTTCCAAAAACACAAAAAGCCGTAGTCTGTCCGGGCCCCGGACAACCATGGGAGCTAATTGATGACTTCCCTGTACCCACTCCAGGACCACACGATGTCCTTATCAAAGTTATTGCTGTTGGATTATGTGGAGGAGATGGCGTTTTGCGTACCGGTGGAATGCCAGGGTTGAATTACCCTGTAGTGGCAGGGCACGAGATCGTAGGACGGGTGGCCGCACTCGGAAGTGACGTTGAACAGTTCAGCGGAACATCAATATGGAAATGGACCATCGGACAGAGGGTCGGAGTTGGTTGGAATGCAGGAAGGTGCCAAAAATGTTATTATTGCAGAGCAGGGAACCCACAAGGGTGCGGGATGG CCCATGCAACGGCTCTTACTCGAGACGGCGGCCTCGCAGAGTACATGGTAGCCCATTTTACCGCTCTTGTCCCTTACCCCGATGAACTTTCTCCGCTTCAAGCACCGCTCCTGTGCGCCGGATTAACATGCTTCAACTCCTTGCGTCATACTCGTGCAAAACCAGG GGACAGTGCGCTAATTATAGGGTGCGGTGGCTTGGGGCATGTGGCGATTTCACTCACTCGCGCGATGGGACTTCGACCTATTGTTCTCTCGCGCACAGAGGCCAAGCGAAAATACGCAATGGAGCTTGGAGCAGAGGCGTTTATTGCTAGTCAAGCTTGGCCTGCCACACAGGACGAGCCTGAAGATCCTCTAACCAAAGAAATCATTAGAGTTGCTGATAGTCCCTTTGGGTGCTCAGGTCCAGGGGGTGTCAATATTGTATTGCAGACTGCGCCAGAAGAAGAGACGCTGAGGCGAGTAACAGGGGCGCTGGCAATG GATGCTGAAATTATATTGCTTTCGGAGCCGGATTCGATGAAAATCGATTTACCTCTGATGCCGTTCTTAATCAAACGAGCCTCCATACGCGGGTG GACGGCGGGTGTTCCAACTGATGCACACGACACCCTTCGCTTTTGCGTACAGAGCGGTGTACGCTGCATCGTTGAGACAACAACAATGGAGAATGCAGAAACCGCATACACCAACATGAGCAAGGCACTGTTCCGTACCGTCGTTGTCATTGATCCCTCTCAAGCAGGTAAATAA